In Paucidesulfovibrio gracilis DSM 16080, a single genomic region encodes these proteins:
- a CDS encoding LysE/ArgO family amino acid transporter, producing the protein MMELMTSAQWGAWIQGFGMCLGLIVAIGAQNAFLLGQAVRREHHYSVAALCFVFDVLLIGLGVGGAGGLVSSYPVAASVATWAGAAFVFWYGLGSFRSALRGGSLHADRQQGLSLRRALLITTVVTLLNPQAWLDTVVLIGSLSGTFEGQARWAFGIGAISASAVWFCLLSAGGAKLAPLFRRPISWRVLDGMVCIVMWGIAFSLVRGQLV; encoded by the coding sequence ATGATGGAATTGATGACATCGGCACAGTGGGGTGCCTGGATTCAGGGATTTGGCATGTGCCTCGGGCTGATCGTGGCCATCGGCGCGCAGAACGCGTTCTTGCTGGGCCAGGCGGTTCGCCGCGAGCACCATTATTCCGTGGCCGCTCTGTGCTTTGTGTTTGATGTGCTGCTGATCGGCCTTGGTGTGGGCGGGGCCGGCGGCCTGGTTTCTTCCTATCCGGTGGCCGCCTCCGTGGCCACATGGGCCGGAGCTGCCTTTGTCTTCTGGTATGGGTTGGGTTCCTTTCGTTCCGCCCTCCGCGGCGGGTCGCTCCACGCGGACCGCCAACAGGGGCTGAGTCTGCGCCGCGCATTGCTGATCACCACGGTGGTGACCCTGCTCAATCCCCAGGCCTGGCTCGACACAGTCGTTCTGATCGGTTCCCTGAGTGGCACGTTCGAAGGACAAGCACGCTGGGCATTCGGTATTGGAGCCATCAGTGCTTCCGCGGTGTGGTTTTGCCTCTTAAGCGCTGGAGGAGCCAAGCTTGCGCCCTTGTTTCGCCGCCCCATCTCCTGGCGTGTCCTTGACGGCATGGTCTGCATTGTGATGTGGGGCATTGCGTTTTCTCTGGTCCGAGGCCAATTGGTCTGA
- a CDS encoding LysR family transcriptional regulator ArgP, producing the protein MFDYKLVEALARVLSEGGFERAARALHVTQSAVSQRVRLLEERMGCPLLVRGTPLRPTETGQAVLRHFRQVRLLEADFARSMEEREVEFQSLPLAVNADSLDIWLLDALGPLVRERRILLDLVMDDQERTHELLVQGEVAGCLSTRTQPLRGTRCRRLGVMPYVCCASPEFVEEWFPSGGPDRASARRAPAVLFNRKDELHDAFLSGRTGWTRSELPSYPRHYLPSSIKFVDAVRLGMAYGMIPAPQAAPYLATGELVDVSFGQSLAVEMFWHQWDLESGLMDAVRKALQRAALQVLVEG; encoded by the coding sequence ATGTTTGACTACAAATTAGTGGAAGCGCTGGCGCGGGTGTTGTCCGAGGGCGGGTTTGAGCGTGCGGCGCGGGCGCTGCATGTGACACAGTCGGCTGTTTCGCAACGGGTGCGCCTGCTGGAAGAGCGCATGGGCTGTCCGCTCTTGGTGCGCGGTACGCCACTGCGTCCCACGGAAACGGGTCAGGCGGTCTTGCGTCATTTTCGTCAGGTGCGTTTGCTGGAGGCGGATTTTGCGCGGTCCATGGAAGAGCGCGAGGTGGAATTTCAGTCCTTGCCGTTGGCTGTGAACGCGGACAGTTTGGATATTTGGCTTTTGGATGCGCTCGGGCCGTTGGTCCGGGAGCGTCGTATTCTCTTGGACTTGGTGATGGACGACCAGGAGCGGACGCATGAGCTGCTGGTGCAGGGCGAGGTAGCGGGCTGCTTATCCACGCGCACCCAGCCATTGCGTGGGACGCGATGTCGGCGTTTGGGCGTGATGCCGTATGTGTGCTGCGCGTCGCCGGAATTTGTGGAGGAGTGGTTTCCATCGGGCGGGCCGGACCGTGCATCTGCGAGGCGGGCGCCGGCCGTGCTTTTCAACCGCAAGGACGAACTGCACGATGCATTTTTAAGTGGCCGGACGGGCTGGACGCGATCCGAGTTGCCGTCGTACCCGAGGCATTACCTACCGTCTTCCATCAAGTTTGTGGACGCAGTGCGCCTGGGAATGGCCTATGGCATGATTCCGGCTCCGCAGGCCGCGCCGTATCTGGCGACAGGGGAGCTGGTGGATGTATCGTTCGGGCAGTCCCTGGCAGTGGAGATGTTTTGGCATCAGTGGGACTTGGAGAGCGGTTTGATGGATGCGGTGCGCAAGGCGTTGCAGCGGGCGGCGCTCCAGGTGCTGGTGGAAGGGTAG
- a CDS encoding PilZ domain-containing protein: MTQEATRRFEERRMHVRYECRRGAVCELALRTGPHDFAVEDISGGGMRINSKDPRTAEAFREDMPVRIMAGGTGATCPMDDLTGRVIWVRTDQGSVQVGIEFDEPLESKLDYYLEVFLNSETIPG, from the coding sequence ATGACCCAGGAAGCAACCCGACGTTTTGAGGAACGTCGAATGCACGTCCGGTATGAATGCCGACGGGGCGCTGTTTGTGAACTGGCTTTACGAACCGGACCGCATGATTTTGCCGTGGAGGATATTTCCGGTGGCGGCATGCGGATCAACAGCAAGGATCCGCGAACCGCTGAGGCATTTCGTGAAGACATGCCCGTACGCATCATGGCCGGCGGAACCGGCGCAACATGCCCCATGGACGATTTGACGGGGCGGGTCATCTGGGTGCGGACTGATCAGGGTTCCGTTCAGGTGGGCATTGAATTTGACGAACCCCTGGAATCCAAGCTGGACTATTATCTGGAAGTATTTTTAAACAGCGAAACGATTCCAGGCTGA
- the amrA gene encoding AmmeMemoRadiSam system protein A: MAHQFVFLISDEEKAYLRDLVKQGISSQLTGQEMEPPEPPTAKLRESFGVFVTLTKNGQLRGCIGNVQGSGEVWRSVWEMAGAAAFSDPRFPPLKPEEFDELEWEISVLSPIEPCRDVNEIVVGRHGLIVQRGPHSGLLLPQVPVEWGWNREQFLRQVCVKAGLAENSWNKAGTNLYWFEAEIF; encoded by the coding sequence GTGGCGCATCAATTCGTTTTTTTAATTTCCGATGAAGAAAAAGCCTACCTTCGGGATCTGGTGAAGCAAGGCATCTCGTCCCAGCTTACCGGCCAGGAGATGGAACCTCCCGAACCGCCCACGGCAAAACTGCGCGAATCCTTCGGCGTCTTCGTCACGCTGACCAAAAACGGCCAACTGCGCGGCTGTATCGGCAATGTGCAGGGATCCGGTGAAGTCTGGCGTTCTGTGTGGGAAATGGCCGGTGCCGCCGCGTTTTCCGATCCCCGCTTTCCCCCGCTGAAGCCGGAAGAATTTGACGAGCTGGAATGGGAAATTTCCGTGCTCAGCCCCATTGAACCTTGCCGGGACGTGAATGAAATCGTTGTGGGCCGACATGGTTTGATCGTGCAGCGCGGACCGCACTCCGGCTTGCTTTTGCCGCAGGTGCCTGTGGAATGGGGCTGGAACCGGGAGCAGTTCCTCCGCCAGGTTTGCGTCAAGGCTGGCCTTGCGGAAAACAGCTGGAACAAGGCGGGAACCAACCTGTATTGGTTCGAAGCAGAAATCTTTTAA
- a CDS encoding cysteine-rich small domain-containing protein, which translates to MSGPKASYRFFRNTECKYFPCHKTSFPERFNCLFCFCPLYFMDDCGGRFTRLESGHKDCSHCMLPHTPEGYDYVLKKLRTCFQRPCRLRFDDQEETGKKQG; encoded by the coding sequence ATGAGTGGACCAAAGGCCTCATATCGGTTTTTCCGCAACACGGAGTGCAAATATTTTCCGTGTCACAAAACCAGTTTCCCGGAACGATTCAATTGCTTGTTCTGCTTCTGCCCCTTGTATTTTATGGATGACTGCGGGGGGCGGTTCACCCGTCTGGAAAGCGGACACAAGGACTGCTCGCATTGCATGCTGCCGCATACCCCGGAAGGGTATGACTATGTGCTGAAAAAATTGCGGACCTGCTTTCAGCGTCCCTGCCGTCTGCGTTTTGACGATCAGGAGGAAACCGGCAAAAAGCAGGGCTGA
- a CDS encoding class I SAM-dependent methyltransferase codes for MIAMQEHLERSLDAVSLGLIPPQELAIQFGGGDFVRIGRNLLHRLVDWCGLLPSERILDVGCGAGRAAVPLTGYLSPHARYFGFDVYPFGVDWCRQNLTPAFPNFLFQTVHVNNALYNPAGSIPARDFVFPCEDRSADLVLLNSVFTHMLPEDMIAYMKQIARVLDHCGRAYVTWFLIDDESRRLDRETSVGVYLRHGVGPCRLQNRQDPEEAIGYDISFVHHVVRHAGLRLADVRRGSWRGIRSGHYQDVTILEKSGENRNQPCFLPVSS; via the coding sequence ATGATCGCCATGCAGGAACATCTTGAACGTTCGTTGGACGCTGTTTCCCTGGGCCTGATTCCGCCACAGGAACTTGCGATCCAATTCGGCGGCGGGGATTTTGTTCGTATCGGCCGCAATCTGTTGCACCGCCTTGTTGACTGGTGCGGATTATTGCCCAGCGAGCGCATTTTGGACGTGGGCTGCGGCGCTGGTCGGGCCGCGGTTCCCCTCACGGGGTACCTCAGTCCCCATGCACGCTATTTCGGATTCGATGTCTACCCCTTTGGCGTGGATTGGTGCCGACAAAACCTGACCCCTGCCTTTCCCAATTTTCTCTTCCAAACCGTCCACGTGAACAACGCCCTCTACAATCCGGCCGGGTCCATACCAGCCCGGGACTTTGTTTTTCCCTGCGAGGACCGGTCTGCCGATCTGGTCTTGCTCAACTCCGTGTTCACCCACATGCTGCCCGAGGACATGATCGCCTATATGAAGCAAATCGCCCGGGTGCTGGACCATTGCGGCAGAGCCTATGTCACGTGGTTTCTCATCGACGACGAATCCCGCCGGCTTGATCGGGAAACCAGTGTGGGCGTCTATCTGCGGCATGGGGTTGGTCCCTGCCGACTGCAAAACAGGCAAGACCCCGAAGAGGCGATCGGCTACGATATTTCGTTCGTGCACCATGTGGTGCGGCATGCAGGCTTGCGCCTGGCGGATGTGCGTCGGGGAAGCTGGCGCGGTATCCGATCCGGCCACTATCAGGACGTGACCATTTTGGAAAAGTCCGGAGAAAACCGGAATCAGCCCTGCTTTTTGCCGGTTTCCTCCTGA
- a CDS encoding MFS transporter, which yields MRRELWSWALYDWANNGFFTPIQTFVFAAYFAGAVAANPETGTALWGNMLGIAGLTVGLGGPLLGPVADQHGRRKPWVAAFTLLCVSATALLWFVRPSPDCVWFALVLVCLGTIGAEAAMIFYNAMLPDLVSPQRMGRWSGWGWGLGYVGGLTCLLLALFGFIQEPAWVALPRTGAEHIRSIGPFSALWYLVFALPLFLWTPDTAGSGRPFTSCMASGFAQFRASLRNVRAHKHIVRFLVARMLYNDGLTTMFAFGGIYAAGTFGLSTQEVIYFGIGLNITAGLGAVVFAWLDDRVGARATILLSLVGLIVPGLVILVTRSQALFWIFGLLLGIFVGPVQASSRSWLARVAPEELRAQMFGLFALSGKLTSFAGPLLVGWITLLAGSQRMGMSTVIMMYVLGALVMLGVPRADQMRSQG from the coding sequence GTGCGGCGCGAACTATGGTCTTGGGCCTTGTACGACTGGGCCAACAACGGATTTTTCACTCCGATTCAGACCTTTGTGTTTGCCGCGTACTTTGCGGGGGCTGTTGCCGCGAATCCTGAAACCGGCACAGCGCTTTGGGGAAACATGCTCGGCATTGCCGGTTTGACTGTGGGGCTGGGCGGTCCGTTGCTTGGCCCCGTGGCCGACCAGCATGGCCGCCGTAAACCCTGGGTGGCCGCATTCACGTTGCTTTGCGTTTCGGCTACGGCTCTCCTTTGGTTTGTCCGGCCTTCCCCGGATTGCGTCTGGTTCGCTCTGGTACTGGTCTGTCTCGGAACCATCGGAGCGGAAGCTGCCATGATATTTTACAATGCCATGCTGCCGGACCTGGTTTCGCCGCAACGCATGGGCCGTTGGTCCGGCTGGGGCTGGGGGTTGGGCTATGTCGGTGGGCTGACCTGCCTGCTGCTGGCCTTGTTCGGATTCATTCAGGAGCCGGCCTGGGTTGCCCTGCCCCGTACCGGAGCCGAGCACATCCGCAGTATCGGTCCTTTTTCCGCACTCTGGTATCTGGTCTTTGCGCTCCCCTTGTTTCTCTGGACGCCGGACACCGCGGGTTCCGGACGACCGTTCACGTCCTGCATGGCCTCGGGATTTGCCCAATTCCGCGCATCCCTGCGTAACGTCCGTGCCCATAAACACATCGTCCGCTTCCTTGTGGCGCGCATGTTGTATAACGACGGTCTCACCACCATGTTCGCATTCGGTGGGATCTATGCTGCGGGAACATTCGGACTCAGCACCCAGGAAGTAATCTATTTCGGCATCGGCCTGAACATCACTGCGGGCCTGGGAGCCGTGGTCTTTGCCTGGCTGGACGACCGAGTGGGAGCGCGGGCAACAATTTTGCTTTCCCTGGTGGGATTGATCGTCCCGGGGCTGGTCATTCTGGTGACCCGGTCCCAGGCGCTCTTCTGGATTTTCGGTTTGTTGCTTGGTATCTTTGTAGGCCCGGTACAGGCATCCAGCCGATCCTGGCTGGCCCGCGTGGCCCCGGAAGAGCTTCGTGCCCAGATGTTCGGTTTGTTCGCCTTGTCGGGCAAGCTCACATCCTTTGCCGGTCCGCTGCTTGTGGGCTGGATCACCCTGTTGGCCGGAAGCCAGCGCATGGGTATGAGTACGGTAATCATGATGTACGTCCTTGGGGCGCTGGTCATGCTCGGGGTTCCCCGCGCCGACCAAATGCGCTCCCAAGGTTGA